Part of the Woronichinia naegeliana WA131 genome, AGAACAAGATTGACTTCGTTGTGGACTCGTCCAAAGAATATCCCTGTTTCTTTAGAACGTGGGTTGTATTGGTTGGATGCCTCTAAAAACGACTTTACCTGATCTGTCAGTGCTGTCCTGCTAGAATTTTTCAATTTATCACGCATAGCAATCCTGTCTATATCTGCTTCCATCTGAGCAGGAGTATAGCCAGAACCCAACCAAGAATGAATCCAGTCTTCTACGAACAAAGAAAAATCATCGTTGACCCACATCGTAAAACGAACAGCAAGACGGGGATGTATCCATGTCCCCTGATATTTGCCACCTTGCTTTACCTCTATTAATTCCGTTACAGGAATTCCTGTAACGAGAGAAAGCTTATTGATGGCGGACTGTGCCATTTTTGTTTGTAGCCAATTGGACGTATCTTTTCTCTCTCCCGTTATCTCCAGATGTGCCTTACATATCTGGGTTGCATTGACATATCCATCTGTTTCTCGCTGATATATGGCAATTCCCTCAATTTTGCGCTCTATAGTCTTAATTCTAGTGTTCATACTCTAAATTCCTTTGATTAACTGGTCTTTATAAGCTTCAGAGATAATTCTTTCCGTTAATTTATCTGGCTTAATCTCATAACCCAAAAATAGTAGATCACTGAGAAATATACAGGACTTGCCATTCTTTGTGAAAACTGACACCCCTGACAAATCAATGATTTTTGTCTCTGTAACACAATCATAGTCGCTTGCGTCTAATCGCCTAGCGAACTCCAAAATATCATTAGCGAGTGAATCGGGAACCCTGATAACTCTTGTTTTCCCGTGATTCCACTTAAACTTTCCTCCTGCGCCAACACGCTTACCACCTCTAGGCATTTTCTTTCTCCTATATTGACTATGTTACACCATCATTATCATAAGTAATGGAAAATGTCATGTAATACATGGTAAAGTATAGCAAAAATTATCCATGAAATACATGGATAAAGCCAGTGTTATACTCTGAACGGGTTAGAACTTAACTTTTTCAAAATGGCTAAAAGCCTTATTAGCAATGGATTTTAGTCCTTTTTTATAAGTCCATTTTTTAGCCGTTTAGAGTATAGAAAGAGTCATGTTTTAGTGGTGTTAGGTGGTGTCGTCATATCCCTTTTCGGGAATCTTACAGACAATCCCTATCGCGGTCGCCGTAACCATGACATATTTTTTGATTTTCCTATTCCATCGAAAATAGAGAGACGGGCCTTCAGTCTCTTCCGTTGATTCCTCATCATGGCCAATTAAATCCTCTGGCTCCTCTTCTAATTCTCTGAAATAGTCCCGAAGAACACCGCCAACCCCGACTGCTCTTGTACCATGTACCTGTTTAACATACTCCAAAAACCAATCACAATCAGCCACAAGGTCACTTTCCTTGCACTGGTACTTTAAGATTTCCGCAATCAACCCCACTGGTGAACTTTCAGCCTGAACAGCTTTTACGTCCAGAATTGGAGAATAATCAACTCGAAGGCATTGTTTCCATAAAGCGATCCAATCAGTCTTGGATAGATAATCTTCCTTGTAATAGCTATCCTTCAACAGGATTAGACAATGGAGATGAGGATGTGCTGATTGCCCATCGCGTCCCCTTGTAATCTCAACCGACTTTATCCAACCTATCCCAGGGAATGCCTTCAACTGGGTTAACCGTCTAAAAGACTGATTAAGATGATGCAATGTCTCTCTTAAATCGGTCAACTCACAATTTTTCATGGTCAACGTCAGAAAAATCCAACGCCCATCAGGATAATCAGTAACTAC contains:
- a CDS encoding KilA-N domain-containing protein gives rise to the protein MNTRIKTIERKIEGIAIYQRETDGYVNATQICKAHLEITGERKDTSNWLQTKMAQSAINKLSLVTGIPVTELIEVKQGGKYQGTWIHPRLAVRFTMWVNDDFSLFVEDWIHSWLGSGYTPAQMEADIDRIAMRDKLKNSSRTALTDQVKSFLEASNQYNPRSKETGIFFGRVHNEVNLVLTGEKASDMRQRLESSLGKPVSENELLRDYFPITDLADYAAICQTAANNIENGMHPINAIKMAAKQVLPPNHVPNPIDFTEKISFARYRLEQARRGRFYLEDEK
- a CDS encoding protein rep; protein product: MPDQLNIGQKSNVPIVSFIHQDGYTFLESLSEKDKPWDKHRKNADIISNYYKQGGMDSHAERVSLCSQLLEFKLVPDNKTGQQRLKLASAKFCRVRHCPICQWRRSLRWKAKAYENLPKVVTDYPDGRWIFLTLTMKNCELTDLRETLHHLNQSFRRLTQLKAFPGIGWIKSVEITRGRDGQSAHPHLHCLILLKDSYYKEDYLSKTDWIALWKQCLRVDYSPILDVKAVQAESSPVGLIAEILKYQCKESDLVADCDWFLEYVKQVHGTRAVGVGGVLRDYFRELEEEPEDLIGHDEESTEETEGPSLYFRWNRKIKKYVMVTATAIGIVCKIPEKGYDDTT